CGGTGGAGTGGCGGGCCCGCCCCGACCGGGCGGTGCTCTGGGATGGCCTGGATGAACGGGGCACGGTCCTGGTGCCGTTCGCCGATGAGGCCGGGTGATCCGGTGGTGCGCGCGGGAGGTGTCGGGATGGGTCCGGACGCGACGGTGACCGGGCCGGGGCGGCAACGGACCGCCGAGGCAGGCGAGGCCGGGCCGGGGTGGCAACGGACCGCCGAGGCAGGCGAGGCCGGCGCCGAGCCCGCCACGGCCTGGTCGGAGTACCTCGCGGCCGCCCGGCAGCTGGATGGGGTACGCCGTAGCGCGGCCGCCGCCGCCGGTGAGCAGGCCCGCTCGGCCGAGGCCGCCCGGGAGGAGTTGACGGTGGTCCGCACCGGGCTGGCGAGTCAGCAGGAGCGGCTGCGTGAGTTGGGCGTACCGGCGATCTCGCTTGTGCCGTCCCCACCGGAGCTGACCGAGGCCGCCCGCTCGATGGCCGGCGGCCCGGCGGCGGTGCTAGCGGCGCTGCGAGCCGCGCGGGGTCGGGCCGAGGCGGCGGACGCGGCGCTGGCCGCACGCGGCCGGCTCCGCCCGGGGTCCTGGCCCGCTCGGGCCCGCAACCTCCTGGTGTACCTGCCGCTGGCGCTGCTGGTGCCGCTGATTCAGGTCATGGTGTACGCGGCGACCGGCACTGGCGCGGCCACTGTGGCGGCGTTGATCTGTGGGCTGCCGATGCCGGCGGTCGCCTTCGTCGCCGGTTGGGTGGGGATCGGGCGGATGTTCCGGGCCAGCCCCGGCGAGCGGCTGGACCGCACAGTGCGCTTCGGTGGGCTGGTCTGCCTGGTGCCGGCGGTGCTGGTCACGGCCGGCCTGTTGCTGGCCCTGCTGGCCGGCTGACCCGCCAGCGGGGCCGGGAAGACGGACTGGTCCGGGAGGACTAGGCGATCTGGGAGACGGAACGGCCGGCCGCCCCGGAAGGGTCGGCCGGCCGGTGATGCGTCCGGAGTCAGCGGGGGATGATCAGCGCCATCGCCTCGGCCCGCGACTTGGAGTCCGTCTGCAGGATGCCGCGCACCGCCGACGTGATCGTCTGGGCGCCCGACTTCTGGATGCCCCGCATCGCCATGCACATGTGCTCGCACTCCAGCACGACCACGACGCCACGTGGGGCGAGCTTGTTCATCAGCAGGTCGGCGACCTGCGAGGTGAGCCGCTCCTGCACCTGCGGCCGGCGGGCGAAGACCTCGACCAGCCGGGCCAGCTTGGACAGGCCGGTGATCCGTCCGTCCGGGCCGGGGATGTAGCCGATGTGCGCGCTGCCACGGAACGGCAGCAGGTGGTGCTCACAGAGGCTCATCACGTCGATGTCGCGGACGATCACCAGCTCTTGGTGGTTGGCCTCGAAGGTGGTGCTGAGCACCTGGGCCGGGTCGACGCGCAGGCCGGCGAAGAGCTCGGCGTACGCCCGGGCGACCCGGGCCGGGGTCTGCTGGAGCCCGTCACGGTCCGGGTCCTCGCCGACCGCGATCAGGATCTCGCGGACCGCCTTCTCGATCCGACCCAGGTCGACCGCGTCCTCGACCGGCCGGCCGGTCAGCTTGCCGCTGATCAGCCGGGCGGCCACGTAGTCCAGCCCGTCGTCGCCGTCGGGCTCGGTCGCGGAGACGGCCAGCTCCCGTTTCGGGGAGCTGGCCGTCGAGTCGCTGCTCAGTGCGTACCGTCCGAGTTGTTCGACCCGGCGGAACCGCCGCCGACCGCCGCCTGCGCGCCGTCGGCCTGGGCCTGCGCCTTGAGCGCGTCCTTCTCCGCCGGGGTGAGCACGGGCGGCTCGGTGGAGGGCTGGCGCTTGCCGAAGCCGTTGTACGGCGCCAGCGGCGGGCGCTTGACCACCCGCGAGCAGATCCGGGCCATGTCGGCGGTGGAGAGGGTTTCCTTCTCGATCAGCTCGAGCACGATGCTGTCCAGGACGTCCCGGTACTCGACCAGAATCTCCCAGGCCTCGTCGTGCGCCAGCTCGACCAGCGCCCGCATCTCGCCGTCGATCTCGGCGGCCACCGAATCCGAGTAGTCCCGCTCGTGGCCCATGTTGCGGCCGAGGAACGGCTCGTCACCGCTGGTGCCGTACTTGATCGCACCGAGCTTGGAGCTCATGCCGTACTGGGTGATCATCGCGCGGGCCAGTTGGGTGGCCTTCTCGATGTCGTTGCCAGCACCGGTGGTCGGCTCGTGGAAGACCAGCTCCTCGGCGGCCCGACCGCCCAGCGCGTACGCCAGGGTGTCGATCATCTCGGCGCGGGTCTGGGTGTACTTGTCCTCGGTGGGGAGCACCAGGGTGTGGCCCAGCGAACGACCACGGGACAGGATCGTCACCTTGTGCACCGGCGCGGCGTGCGGCAGCGCCCAGGCGACCAGCGCGTGGCCACCCTCGTGGTACGCGGTGATCTTCTTTTCCTGGTCGCTCATCACCCGGGTCCGCCGCTGCGGACCCGCGATCACGCGGTCGATCGACTCTTCGAGCGAGTCGTTGCTGATCGCCCGCTGGTCCTTGCGGGCGGTGAGCAGGGCCGACTCGTTGATCACGTTGGCCAGGTCGGCACCGCT
The nucleotide sequence above comes from Micromonospora sp. NBC_00389. Encoded proteins:
- the folE gene encoding GTP cyclohydrolase I FolE, translated to MAVSATEPDGDDGLDYVAARLISGKLTGRPVEDAVDLGRIEKAVREILIAVGEDPDRDGLQQTPARVARAYAELFAGLRVDPAQVLSTTFEANHQELVIVRDIDVMSLCEHHLLPFRGSAHIGYIPGPDGRITGLSKLARLVEVFARRPQVQERLTSQVADLLMNKLAPRGVVVVLECEHMCMAMRGIQKSGAQTITSAVRGILQTDSKSRAEAMALIIPR